In Stanieria sp. NIES-3757, the DNA window AATCGAGTTTGTGAATAATGAGCTTTTTCCAACTCTCAAGGGTTTAGCAACGGCTGCGGGTGTCTCGAATCATGGTAGGATAATCGGTTCGGTATTTGAGGATGCCTACAACTACATGAAATCGGGTCATTTACTCCGTCAGGTAATTAACACCATCGAAACAGATTTGGATTTTAATTCATCGAGCGATCGCCATTTATTTAATGATATTTACGAGAAAATTCTGGCGGATTTGCAATCGGCGGGTAATGCAGGGGAATATTATACCCCTCGTGCGGTGACCCAATTTATGGTGGATATTCTCGCTCCGCAGGTGGGGGAAAGTATTCTAGATCCCGCTTGTGGTACTGGTGGCTTTTTAACCTGTGCGATCGAGCATTTACGCAAACAAGTCAGTAATGCCGATGATGAAAATTTACTGCAAGCAACCATTCATGGAGTAGAAAAGAAACCTTTACCCCATATGTTGGCAATGACCAAATTGATCGCGGAGATCCAATGGAATTAATGGCGGAATTTTTAGAGATTTCCCAGCAGGTGAGGGAGATTCAGGATTCCCTAAAAGCTGAATTAATGGAAGCTTTGGGAGAATAAAATACTTTTGTTTATCGATAGATATCTTTACGATGTCCAATATCTAGAATAATAATTTTTTGCTCTGGATCGTTAATCTGATAAATGACCCGATAAACACCGACACGAATACGCCATCCTTCTCTTCCTTTAAGTTTTAAACATCCTGATGGTCTAGGTATTTGAGCTAAATCTCGAATCGCATCTCGAACTTTTTCATAGTCTTCACTAGGCAATTTTGCCAAAACTTTTGAGGCACGCTTTTTAATCGTCAGACTATAATTCATTAACAATTTTCCTCAATTTCTGCGATCGCTACTTCAAAAGGAATTTCTTCATCTTCTTCAGCAATAGCAGCATCATAGGCTTGAATGGCTTCTAGTTCTTCTAATTGGTCTAATAAAGTTTGATAAGCTTCTATGGTAAGAAAAACACCGATCGTTTTGCCGTTTTCGTCTGTAATAAACTGTTCTTTTAGTGGCATAGTAAAAGACCTTTTTTTAGTTTCTAATGGGTGAATGGTGCAGAATATGCTAATTTTAGCTTGAGGTTAATCAACCATGAAAAGTGTTGATGTGGAGGTTGTTTGGCAGACGGTGAACGAATCGAATCTCTGCCTTTATTAGCCAGGGTGATTGCTGAAATGATTCAAGATAATCGATGAGAGGGGCGATAATTTTTTTGATGAAAACCGTAGATCTATTAGACAAGTATTTTGAAACTGCTTTTGCTGCACCAGATGGGATAAAACGCTTACGAGAATTGATTTTAACTTTGGCGATGCAGGGTAAACTCGTACCGCAAAATCCCAAAGATCGCCCCGCAAGTGAACTTTTAAAAGAGATTGAAGCAGAAAAGAAACGGTTAATAAAAGAAGGAAAGATTAAAAAGTCTAAGCCTTTACCAGAGATTACACCCGATGAAATTCCTTATAATTTGCCTGATAGTTGGGAATGGGTAAGATTAGGTGAAATTGGCGAGACTCAAACAGGAACAACTCCTCCTCGAAAAGATATAGAAAATTTTGGCGATTTTATCCCTTTTATTAATCCTGGAGACATCAAAAATTATCAAATCAATTATTCTGAAAATGGATTGTCAAAAATAGGTCTGTCAAAAGGTCGATTAATAGAAGAAAATTCAATTCTTATGGTTTGCATTGGCGGTAGTATTGGAAAACACGCCATAAATAATAGAGATAAGTAGCTCCACCTAAAAAAAAGTAAAATAGAAAGAAAAAGATTCAGCTTAAACAATCTAAGAATGCCAGCAGGATTAAAAATAACTCTAACAAAGGAAGAAAATAAAACACTACAAGAGCTAGAAGTAGCAGACTGTGTGCCTCGAAGAACGGGCGCAAAGGGCAACGGCACTTCGTTTAAATGCAAGAGGATGGAAAGTCAAAGCGATCGCCGATTATCTAGAATGGGCAGAATCGACAGTAAGACAAACAATTCATCGCTGGAATCAACGAGGATTAGCGGGTTTATGGGAAGCAGAAGGCAGAGGACAAAAACCTTCATGGACAAAGGAAGATTGGCAAGCTTTAGAACATTAGAACAATGGTTACAAGAATCTCGTAGCAGCAGCTCTAGACAATTAAGTCAAAGATTAGCTAGAGAAAGACAAGTAGTTTTGGGTGCAGAACAAGTCCGCCGCATACTTAAAAAAAAACTGGCGTTGGAAAAGACTGAGGCGAAAACCTCCAACACCTAAAAGTAAAGAGTTTAAAGAAGCAAAAAAGAAAGATTGGCAAACCCTGAAATTATGGGCAGAACAAGGTGTAATTACTTTGCTGTATTTGGATGAATCAGGATGTTATCCAGAGAGTCCTCTAAGTTATGGTTATGGTCGAATAGGTCAGCAAAAATCAATTTCTCAAAAAACTAGAAAAGGAAGACGAATCAAGATTATGGGTGTTTGGGAAGTAGAACAAAAATTTGAATATGCTTTAAAAGTAGGAACTTACAAGACAGAAAATTATCTTCGTTTTATGAACTGGCAAGCTGAACGTGCCATGAAACGACTGTTTGAGACAGGAAAGCCCACAGTAATCATTCATGATAATGCTTCAATTCACCGTACCGAATTGTAGAAAAAATTGATCGCCTGATGGAACAAGTCGATCGCCTGGAAAAACTACAAATAGAACGTGATCGCAAACGTTTAATCATTCACGCAGCAGCAAGCGATCGCCTTTTAAATTCACCAGATAAAAATAGCTTTAATGATGCTTGGAATTTCATCCAAAATAACTTTAATGAACTCTATTCCGTCAAAGAAAATATCAGCGAACTCCGCAAAGCAATTTTACAACTTGCCGTAATGGGTAAACTCGTCCCCCAAGCTCCCAACGATCCACCCGCGAGTGAATTACTCAAGGAAATTGAAGCAGAAAAGAAACGATTAATTAAAGAAGGCAACATCAAAAAACAAAAACCATTACCAGAAATTAAGCTTGAAGAAATTCCTTATCAAATTCCTGATAACTGGAAATGGACTAATTTACAAGAATTATTTGCAGTCGTTACTGATGGAGATCATCAAGCACCCCCAAAAACTAACAAAGGAATACCTTTCTTGGTTATTGGTAATCTTAATTCTGGAAACGTAACTTTTGAAAACTGTAGATTTGTTCCTGAAAGCTATTATGAAGCGTTAGATTGGAGCAGAAAACCTAAAAAGGGAGATATTTTATATACAGTCACAGGTTCTTACGGAATACCAATATATATTGATGGAAATCAACAATTTTGTGTTCAGCGTCAGGTCGCTATTTTGAAATCGGTTACATTTTCTCCTATTGAATATTTAAAACACTATTTGATGTCTCAATCTGCTTTTCAATATGCGACCAATATTGCAACGGGTATTGCACAAAAAACAGTGCCATTAACTGGACTCAGAAAAATGCCTGTTTCCCTTCCACCACTACCAGAACAACACCGCATCGTTGCCAAAGTCGATCGCCTGATGGCATTATGTGACCAACTCGAAGCACAATTAACTAAACAAACCGAAAAACAAACTGCTCTCTTAAACGAAGTTATAGCAGCTATCTAGAGAAAGTATGCGGTTAAAATCTGCTTAGATCGGCGAATATAAAAACCTAAAAGACTTTAACCTGTCTTTCAATGAAAATAGTTTTATAGATGTATTTATTGGTAAAAACGGAACAGGAAAATCGAATTTATTCGAGGCATTGATTGAAATATCTATTGACAATAGATAAAAATTAGCTAATTTTCTGATAGCTTGCCATCTTCTCAAAAGATAAACGACAGCGATCGCAACACCCATGCTCCCATAAAGCAGGCATTTTAAATCTTGCATTACACTTAGGACACTTCGATAACAAACGCAAAGAATTCTTTTTACATTCCCCTGTTGACTTAAACTGCCACTCAATTTGATGACAAGGAGACTCTCCATAACAAGCACCACACAAACGAATCGGTTCGCATTTCATCCCTACTCCCTTTGGTGGCAACATTAACCGCAGTCTCTCTGTCTCAATATCCAATACTTCTGCTAATGCCTCAAACTGTTCTTTGGTAGGAAAAGGATTAAGATGAAATCTTTCCCAACGAGGTACAATTGCACCAATACCCGCTAACTCTCCCAAAGCACTAGGACTTAAATAATTAAGTCGTCTAAACCTGCCTAAAAAATGGCTTAAACTTTCTCTTTCTAATGGTTCAGCAGGAAATAACCAACGCCGAGCTTGATTCATATTGCTCACGAATACTCCTTAGCTATCTCTTTCAAAACAGATTCTTATACTTTTTTAAATCCTCTAGAAACAGATGCGATCGCGGTGTCTCGCAAAAGTTCATCTAGCCTGCCAATGTAGCCTTCTGTAGCTGCGAGAAGAATTTTCAATATTTTGCTATTAGTCAAATTAGAAGCTACAGGTAGCTTTAAAACTTTTTGCTCCCAAATTGCTACTGTCTTTTTAAACTCTTCTCCAGCTAATTTACCAAACCGACGATTAGCTCGAAATCGATTATAAACTTGCTCATCTCTTTTAACTACAGCATCAAGCCGATCTGTACCGACTAAAACTACGGAAATTTCCAGCTTGTCAGAAATATCTCTAACTTCAGCAAAAGTTTCTGGCTTAAGGCGATCGGCTTCATCAATAATGAGCATTTCAACCTGACATTCTTTCAAGGCATCCATTGCTCTACTTCTAAATTCCGCGATAGTGCCTTTATCGCCACAAAACTTAGTATATTAGTATAGAATTTGTATATCCTGAATTAAAAACTATTCTAAAACGTCCATCATATGCTGTAAAAAAGCTAAATTTTGACATCGAAAATAATGATGAGTTTAAGGCATCTTCTTTTTTAGATTACCTCTTTTTTTTCATTACTCAAAACAAAGTTGGCAGACTACTAAGTGTCTTATGATTCCCTTAGTGGCTTTGTAAAAACAAAATCTCTCCAGCAACATGATGGAGAATAGGGGGATCGAACCCCTGACCTCTGCGGTGCGATCGCAGCACTCTACCAGCTGAGCTAATTCCCCAATCAAAGAGTATTTTAGCATTTTAGCTCGTCTTGCTGATTAGATAGATAAACAAACTCGATCTACTCGATCAAGTTCAATATCTGACAAATAATCGACTGTCCAATTAGCTTTACGCTGCAACATATGAAGAGGATGGGTGTTGGCAATTCCCACTACTTGGATGCCAGCTTTTTTAGCAGCTTCAATTCCAGCATAGGTATCTTCGATCGCTAAACATTCTGATGGTTGTAGATTCAGGTTGGGATAGTTTTGATTAATTAATTTGACTGCTAGTAGATAGCCATCAGGTTCAGGTTTACTTTGCTCGATGTCATCTCCAGCCACAATTACAGAAAAATAAGATTCTAGTTTGGCACGTTGTAAAACTAATTGTACTTCTGCTTTTAATGCTCCCGTAACTAAACCAATCATTAATCCTTGTTGTTGAATTTGAGCCAAAAAGTCTGATAATCCGGGATAAATAGGTAAAGTTTCTAACTGTGTTAATTTTGCTTGATAGGCTAAGCTTTTGGTGGCTACTAATTTATCAAGATATTCATCCGTTACAAATCTACCGCGATGAGCCAGAATATTTTCGAGACAAATGCGATCGCTTCTACCTAAACAGATTTCTCGATATTCTGATTCTTCTGGACGCAGATTTTCACCAAGCAGAATATCATTAATTAATTCTTGATGAATCGCTTCATCGTTAATAATTACGCCGTTGAAGTCAAATAAAATTGCTTTTAAAGTCATTTGTAATTAATTATTAATTATGGTTAATTGTTATTTGGTAATATTTTGCCCAACTTATTTAACAATTAACCATTAATTTACCCAACTTACCAAGCGGGTGATGGGATTCCCCCATTGTCTATTTGTTGTAAATTTACTTGAGATGTTTGAGTAGGATCGTTGCTGGGTATTGGTTTCTGCCCCCAACTCACTTGATTTGTCCACCAAATTTCTTCGGTACGAATGTTGTCAAAACCTGCTGCACCCAACCAAGCGTCAACACTTCCAGCAGCATAAGCTTGAATATAAGGTTCTTCAAAAATATTGGTTAACCATTCGGTATGACGAAGGGTTTTTTGGTTGCCATCGAGAATAATTACTTGTCCCCCAGGTACTAAAAGACGAAAACATTCTTCTAAAATTGCTTGGGAAATCGCAGGAGGGGTTTCATGAAACAACAAAGAGGCGGTAACTAGATCGAATTGTTGATTGGCAAAGTTGGTTGCTTCTGCTTTTCCATGTTGCCATTGAATATTTAATCCTGCTTGCTTGGCTTTATACTCTGCCATCACTAGCATATAAGGAGATAAATCTAAGCCAATCACTTCAGCATCAGGAAAAGCTTGTTTGAGCATAATAGTAGTCGAACCAGTACCACAGCCAAGATCGAGAATGCTGCGCGGTTTTCCTGCAATTACTTGAATCAATTCTTGTCTAACCCAAGTTTCATTGGGAGGTAAGACATACTGAGTAACTGGATCGTAAGTTACGGCTGCACCAGAAGTAAGATATCCATTTTTAATGCCATGGAAATTTTGCGAACTATAATACTGGGGATAAACTAAATCAGAATTAGTTAAGCGATCGCTTTCGGTTTGCCAGTCAATACTTTCAGCTAACTGCTGTAAAGATTCTCGATCGATCAAAACATTAAAAATCGGTTGTAAAAATTTTTGCCAAAGAGTATCCTGACGAACTGCCATATTGTTTGATTGCACTAAGATTTAGTTGTCTTTAATTTTTTACCTTATCCTAAGATCGTCGAACGGGGGGGATCATAAATTATGCTGAAGGAGTTCAGTTTAATTGAAGGAGGGGCAATTATTCCCGAGCATTGGCAAAGCGATCGCGTCAAGGCTGAAATTGCCTCAATTCTGGGAGTAAAGATTGAAGAAATTGAAGCGATTAATTATTGGTTAAAGCAGATTTGGGTCAAATTGGTGGGTAAAGGTAGTAAATTTGTCAGTTATCGTTCTTTATCTTTCTGGTTTGATGATGCTTTATTATTGATTGAAACTTGTCAAGACGTGGTTTTCTTTGAACAGTTGGGCGCAA includes these proteins:
- a CDS encoding HAD-superfamily hydrolase, subfamily IA, variant 3, translating into MTLKAILFDFNGVIINDEAIHQELINDILLGENLRPEESEYREICLGRSDRICLENILAHRGRFVTDEYLDKLVATKSLAYQAKLTQLETLPIYPGLSDFLAQIQQQGLMIGLVTGALKAEVQLVLQRAKLESYFSVIVAGDDIEQSKPEPDGYLLAVKLINQNYPNLNLQPSECLAIEDTYAGIEAAKKAGIQVVGIANTHPLHMLQRKANWTVDYLSDIELDRVDRVCLSI
- a CDS encoding type I restriction modification enzyme M subunit, giving the protein MAITTLVKSIQDIMRKDVGVDGDAQRISQLVWLLFLKIFDDKEQEWQFMVTGYKSPLEENLRWSNWAKNPEGITGDELIEFVNNELFPTLKGLATAAGVSNHGRIIGSVFEDAYNYMKSGHLLRQVINTIETDLDFNSSSDRHLFNDIYEKILADLQSAGNAGEYYTPRAVTQFMVDILAPQVGESILDPACGTGGFLTCAIEHLRKQVSNADDENLLQATIHGVEKKPLPHMLAMTKLIAEIQWN
- a CDS encoding similar to type I site-specific deoxyribonuclease, producing the protein MKTVDLLDKYFETAFAAPDGIKRLRELILTLAMQGKLVPQNPKDRPASELLKEIEAEKKRLIKEGKIKKSKPLPEITPDEIPYNLPDSWEWVRLGEIGETQTGTTPPRKDIENFGDFIPFINPGDIKNYQINYSENGLSKIGLSKGRLIEENSILMVCIGGSIGKHAINNRDK
- a CDS encoding putative transposase; this encodes MQNKSAAYLKKNWRWKRLRRKPPTPKSKEFKEAKKKDWQTLKLWAEQGVITLLYLDESGCYPESPLSYGYGRIGQQKSISQKTRKGRRIKIMGVWEVEQKFEYALKVGTYKTENYLRFMNWQAERAMKRLFETGKPTVIIHDNASIHRTEL
- a CDS encoding similar to type I site-specific deoxyribonuclease yields the protein MEQVDRLEKLQIERDRKRLIIHAAASDRLLNSPDKNSFNDAWNFIQNNFNELYSVKENISELRKAILQLAVMGKLVPQAPNDPPASELLKEIEAEKKRLIKEGNIKKQKPLPEIKLEEIPYQIPDNWKWTNLQELFAVVTDGDHQAPPKTNKGIPFLVIGNLNSGNVTFENCRFVPESYYEALDWSRKPKKGDILYTVTGSYGIPIYIDGNQQFCVQRQVAILKSVTFSPIEYLKHYLMSQSAFQYATNIATGIAQKTVPLTGLRKMPVSLPPLPEQHRIVAKVDRLMALCDQLEAQLTKQTEKQTALLNEVIAAI
- a CDS encoding TniB family protein, which gives rise to MDALKECQVEMLIIDEADRLKPETFAEVRDISDKLEISVVLVGTDRLDAVVKRDEQVYNRFRANRRFGKLAGEEFKKTVAIWEQKVLKLPVASNLTNSKILKILLAATEGYIGRLDELLRDTAIASVSRGFKKV
- a CDS encoding methyltransferase type 11, whose protein sequence is MAVRQDTLWQKFLQPIFNVLIDRESLQQLAESIDWQTESDRLTNSDLVYPQYYSSQNFHGIKNGYLTSGAAVTYDPVTQYVLPPNETWVRQELIQVIAGKPRSILDLGCGTGSTTIMLKQAFPDAEVIGLDLSPYMLVMAEYKAKQAGLNIQWQHGKAEATNFANQQFDLVTASLLFHETPPAISQAILEECFRLLVPGGQVIILDGNQKTLRHTEWLTNIFEEPYIQAYAAGSVDAWLGAAGFDNIRTEEIWWTNQVSWGQKPIPSNDPTQTSQVNLQQIDNGGIPSPAW